A region of the Mytilus galloprovincialis chromosome 1, xbMytGall1.hap1.1, whole genome shotgun sequence genome:
AGTAAAAACTATTCTggatagtcagctatataaggcccctaaatgacaaatgtaaaacaattcaaacgagaaagctaagAGCCTGATGTATGAACAAAGTaatgattgaaaaacaaatatgaaatacagcAACAAATTACAACCATTGAattccaggctcctgacttgggagaggcacatacagaatCTGGTGTAGTTAAATTAGTTTTAACCCTCCCTTAAACCTGGGACAGTGCTGTATATTTCACTAATTCTCTCCCTCTTgctacaaaattaaacaaatacaaaaacaaaaaaatgaattaagaAGTCTCATTCAATAGCACATTAAAAACACATTAAACAGTAATAATTAGAAAAATGTTCTACTTGAATAAATAATAACATCTcacacaaagaaagataactcctgACAGATGATTCAGTGTAagaatttttcaagttttttctatcatttttaatttccAAACATCAATGCAAGCAAATCCTAATGATAATTTGTTcattacaaaatcaaataaattttataacaatgaaaaataGATTAGAATTTAGAATCAAAGTAAAAATCATCATCTTTGGGGGTTAAAAACTTCACACTATCCATTACAAATATTCTTGTGTCAGaccaaataattcattttcaatGAATGATATTTTCCTAATGCtgaattaacatatattttcaataatattttttaggGTAAACACTCCACGAAAGCAAGGTGGACTTGGAAACATGAAAATTCCTCTCCTCTCAGACATAACAAAAGAAATCAGTAAATCCTATAATGTATTGAAGGAAGATGAAGGAATAGCTTTTAGGTAAATTCGctgaaaaaaaccccaaaaagaatttaaaatgaGATATGACGTAGATGCATATTGGACATTATAAGAGAATTATTGTCGGAAAAATCTTTGAACGAATTATTGCAGATAGTTTAAAACACTGCTCAACTATTAAAAAAAGTCACTGCAATGTTTCATGTGTACTTTCAAGATTAATGTATTGTAACAGCAATAGACATCAGTTCATAAATATCATTCTAATTCAAGTTAAAAATAGCTTGATTGTATACCACAAAAATAGTGTCATATTCAAACTTAGTAGATTCTTGTATGAAAGAAAAGATGATGTGACCAGATGCTCTTAAATGAAATTTATACGGGCTCCTTtaggtttttagttttttttgttattttcaaaattccatAATTTACCAAACGATTTTAGAACAAGTGAAAATAACAAAGTTTTACATTGACCTGTTTTATGTTACAGAGGATTATTTGTAATTGATGACAAAGGAAATCTACGACAGATGACAGTAAATGATCTTCCAGTAGGACGATCAGTTGATGAAACTTTACGTCTTGTACAAGCTTTCCAGTTTACTGATAAACATGGAGAAGGTAAGATACAGGGGATTCAATATATCTTTTCATGCTGACTGGTACTTTTCCCACTTGTAGGTGTTATTGTCAATAGCATTGGAGGGTAAAGTTCTAGGTACTGCATCCTAATTAATGGCCTGAATATTTTGCCATCTAAACAAATGGAGTAGTTTGTAAACATGCATTGgtgatttttctataaaaaagatacttttgatgttatatttaattACTATGAAAGGTATATCTCAACTATTTTTCACTTGTTTGCAAAAAGAAGAATGACAAATTGCTGAAAAGAGTTGACAAAATCCgttgttaaaaaatataactttttgtgttttcttcatttaaaagTGACACATGCAGTGGGTGATTACCATTTGTAAATTTTGGTGTATGACAATATTACTTCCCCTGCATTTTCAAagatcaaatttttaaaattacaaCTCAAATTTATGAAGTTCAGTTACTGAATCCACTCTCTCTTGGACTTGGTTTAAAGTAGACAGTATAGGGAAGATGTTGATAGGTTTATTTAGCATGACCAAAAAGGAAGAAGTGTTCTCCCAGGGCTGTTTAAGCGTCGCGGTACAGCTACTCTATATTTtcttcccgcgacgctataattattttgaggaTGTTATTTTTCTCATTTCTATATATATGGCACAACCATGtcctaaattttgaactttcatctaattaccgcttatgatcataaaaaacatCACCTTTAATCCCTTCAAGTCGGACAATAGACAATTAGGAGTGATCaaataggtgttaattgccctttggGGGATAACTGTTTGGATAGGAATACCCCAAGCTGTCACTTGTGACATGATTAATACCACGTGGTCTGCAAAATATTACAGtagtattactttctttctcttcctatCACTTTTTGTAAATCGAGAGTGAAAAGTTTGATTATGAGCTAAATAAGTTTTGGTCTTTGTTGAaaaagtgatcataattggctttagtttatgtttcatccatttaatgcattaaaaacgccatattcattccaaatctcttgtcaaacattggttatttttgtatttttcattgctttcggcggccatttaatatttttgtgtaaactacTGGTCGGAACctgaccagatatgacaaaaatctgtattttacgATACTTGGACTGTTTCATTGAATACCATGAACCAATATATTTCATAGAcatgataaagattttttttttaactgggtaggtagggtaactggaaccacacatatatttttatttggccccagaggaaaaaataattctggaactataaatgaatatagaaaatgttAACTGAGaatactgttatcatggttatagtttaattgtattctcagtcaTGAATTCAACAATATTGACACAAAGAATAGGgttgaaaagaatattttattcacaaaataAGGACTGTtagcatacaaaaaatataatacattttgtaataaacaataacaCATATATATCATAATGGAAATAGAGCATTGCCATGATGCGACAAATTAcattgaagaaatttttttttttttacgccaaacgtgatgctatccaaaatttctggggagaacactgggaAGGCCGTTTATGGTTCATAAATTCAAACCAGACTAGATTTTGACAAAAACTTAAGAGTTTTCTGAAAAGTATGTAatatgtttttcagctttttaaaaAGATTAGATGGAAGTTTTTTTCCTGCCATAATTTTCACACAAAATCTATAAATCCTGGATATCCTTGGTTTATTAATTGAACAAAACCAAAACTATTACAAAATTgctgaataaatatgtttaacactTCCATTGTTTTTCAATAAAGTATCAGATTTGTCCTCAATACTAATTATATTTCATTCATTGTCTTTTTACAGTATGTCCAGCAGGCTGGAAGCCAGGAGCAGACACAATGAAGCCAGACCCTAAGGGAAGTCAGGAATACTTTGGGAAACATTCCAAGTAAAACAATAAACATGCCAGCCAAAATACTCAAATCTATTGCAGTTGGTGGATTATCATGTCTCTATAAATATCATTTGATGTTTTGTATTTTGTGCATGTAGTGTTGTTAAGCATTTAAACtcaaattttgataatatttgatGACTTTACACCTCAGATATTGTTAATGTTAAGAATactaacatttaaaaatttgaaacatGAAAAGAACAATAACTGCTGGTAAAAaggtaattttgtattttttatttttaatcactGATGTGCACATTGTTGTTTTGGATCTATTTTCAATTGCCTAGATACTAAAACTTCATTACTTTAGACCATTATGAAtacagatttttaaattaaaatttgtacctgagattatatataaaaaaaaaagttattacaaAAGTTTTCTGGGTTCTGTCTATTTCTTGTGAATACATAATTTTGAATTCACTTTACAGTCTAATATGAGTGCTCAAATCAAATGTTATATTGTTAGATGTGAAATAGTTTTACAATTGTTACTTAGAGAACATAAATCAACACAGAATTTTATTATGTAAGTCTACAATCATGTTGTTAAATtgtacaaaaattttaaaattctaatcATTATGCTTAAAGAAgaagttttctattattttggAATAACCTTTAGAAACATTTAAAGAACTTTAAAGAAGAAAGTGGTACAATTAATATGAATGTGTATTTCATGAATTGTTAAACATACTGTGCTTGAGTATTTGTCAGAAcagcattttctatattattgaACAACATGAACTTTGTTatgtgaaaaaagaaaaacaagcaaatactaatttatcaaaatattttaataagaattttttgaatataaatttttTGCTGGCTATATTGTTAGGCCATATCAGAAGTCTAAATCTGATTTATCATAAAGaaatgtgtttataatttttgtttagtCCCTCCGTTGTCTTTAACAAAGTAAAAACAAAGCTATACATTGTTGAATGCATTATTATTATACCCTTAATTTAAAGCATGGAGGGCCTCGGTGGCCAAATGATCTAATTAGTCCAACTACTGTATATCTAGcttgtcaacactgaggttgtgagttctgCAAGTGGAAGAAGCCCTGGATTTTGAATAGGATTGTCCATTTTCCTTTGAAAGGTAGTGGTTCCATACCAATAATCCACAAAATAATATAGTGATTGTTAGGTCAGTGTGATCGTTCATTTTCCTTCCTCCCAACTATTCCCCAACTGCTCATAGACATTTCATAGAATACTCCTCACATGCTGTATTGTTTCCATCTCTGGGTTCATTCCTTCATTGGAATAACTTATTGATTTTTCTTTGGGAGTAATTGGAGATGGACTTTGTTATATGTACCCTTCAGTACATATTCATATCTGCATGTCCTCCTAAACCCAACATTATATATTATAGTGAAATTGCCTCCGAATTTTTaccatacaatataaaaatatgaagatttggtatgattgcaaatgatacaACACTCTAACAGAGACCCCCTCAAAAATAGAAGGAGTTAACAACTACTGTAAATCAAAAAtcattgaaagcattttttttttttaagaatgtacACAAATGTGagatagatttttttttgatttaatgaatatctgcatacagatatatgGACAATAGCTgttaagtgtctttaaatatcagctgttttGTACACGCTTTAGCTGGCTATTACTCCTGTTTCAAGCcaagtacaaatacagctgatatttaaagacacttaacAATTGTCTTTATCATGCAATTAATTAactatattgtttgtgttttgaaagacacaaaaactcacattttatgcatttattttctatttgaaatcccttgaggcccgtgtagtaatatAAAAATCGCACATTCAGCTAAAGAGAGGTTCACAGAAAAGAACCTCAAATGGTCAACAATAAAACATCACTCAGAGTATAAATAGTTGTCTATtctaacataacaactaatttcaacagtaaaaataaataacaaagcaTTGTCCGATTTGATGTATGCTTCAGAATTTTCAACTGTACTTGACTTTGgcgctgaaattgacatggttgattttgtgtTACACATGTACACATTCAAATTACAAAATCGATGATTGACGCTGTAGAAAATCCTGCTGTTCATGTTTGTCTTATCAGAAGAGGTATAAATTCTACTGCTCAGTCAGGTTCATGTATATTTCGCTTTCTTAGTGATATCTGTGTATATGCATGATAAGACACCCACTGTAATTGCAGGATACATTGATTTAGCTCAGAATTGAAGTTCTAATTGTTGTGACCTGTTTCCAGTCACATTATTTGCATTTATAAAAAACCttgcaatgatttctgaatttacaatatatagGTGACTTTacagtacagtcttcaacaatgagcaaaacccaaacaGTAAATAatagtaaactataaaaaaaaaagtaaaatcacaaaaaatactgaactccaaggaaaattcaaaatggaaaaaacacctaatcaaatggcaaaatcataagctcaaacacatcaagttAATTGACAACTGTCATGTACCtgacaggcattttcttatgtagaaatggtggattaaatctggttttatagctagctaaacttcgcACTTGTATGTCAGTCCCATAAAATtctatattgacaatgatgtgagaacaaaacagacataatgggtaatattgtcaaaaataggggtacagcagtcaacattgtgttatcttaatcgacataaaaacaaacaaatttgtaaacaaaacactTAACATGGCagaataacacaatgacggatgTATAAGTATAGcaccacgtcatatgtaacaaagaagtacaaaaagtcatatagacaaagtacatttatagcaaaaatgaaagacaagaatacaaaacttatagaacaataacacaatgatgtgATGTACAAGCACATAGTCAGGtcatatatagaaaaacaaagTCATATTAGCAAAAATAAGAGAAGATTGCAAACATTATCTCAAAACAATAACACTGACGGGATGTACATTTTAGAGACACGTCCAATGGATACCACAAAACAAAGATTAAacaataaaagtaatattcacatagacaaaTCATCTAATATTACACTttattaagataataaacaacgCCAGTATCCATTAattacttcaagaccatcgtgtattatttgtgaagttgatgtggaatatttatcaacaagttcttggtaccttccaatgaacttttagaaaaggacgagacgttatTTGacacccctggttcatcaactttctactcaacATGTTGCTGCAAGCTCTGGAATACCGAAAAGTTGGGGAAAATGTATATCCCATCTGAGACTACTTTAGTAGTCTCagattccatatgcaggtgaagttggtttATTGCTTCTAAGGTGGGggacaaatattttcaaaattaaaatcgtctggTTTGTCAAAGATTCTGGTACTTATATGACTGTGTATATCAAAATCGAGATAttagtctaaaaatgaggcggaggaagttgtgtctgttttttctttaatttctagttctaagatatatattaatggaaccaaaTCAgcaaagtttggattgttaatggaaagaacaccatcaatatatctgaatgtgagattaaatgacctggcttctttgatctttttgtttttgaaaagtgtctgaaggaactcagATTGTTTGACCAATTCTGACAAAGTGTCTAGTTCAGCTTTTCTCGTTTAGCCCATGTCCTTGTGTTGGACATCCAACATTTTAAATTATGGTTTCAATTGATATGTTTGGGGTTCtataaacttaggaccatgatatatcctttttgaattttcctctgagtatttttgtgattttactttttatacttgTCAAGAAAATAACATAATTTGTGCAATGTGCATGAGTCTTATATCGGTTCTAAAAATCTAAATGATGTTATTGTTaaagaaatctttaaaattagagttatctgtctttgtcTATAATTGTAGATGTACcaactaaaaccaatgctttatatgttgcaatttttaaatctatttcccactgataaatttaagcaatctttacccttcaTTGCTTACAAACACTCTGATTAGTCCAACTAGTCCAAAAGCAAGGCCTAAAAATAAGTTAACTTGTCCAAAAATGTCAACTAATAGGAGTTATTGTCTTTGAAAGACGATTCTAATAATAAaaaagcgggaggtttgtcatgccacaaaaccaggttcaacccaccatttttttcttgaaatgtccggtaccaagtcaggaaaatggacaTTGTTctattaaagttcgtttctgtgtgtgttacattttaatgatgtgtttctgttatgtcgtagttctcttcctatatttgatatgtttttctcagttttagtttgtaacacaggcacttgtctcagaaaaaatttcctatataccttgttataataaggtatataggaaatttttttctgagacaagtgcctgtggtttgtgacccggatttgttttttttcgcaatcgattcatgaatttcgaacagcggtattctactgttgcccttatttaaccatttcttttattttttggcaTAAACTATGATagagagattttttttatatgcatgtcTAAACAtgcattaatatatattaaacatcaAAATAATCACTCATTTTGATGCAAGATTTACACAAAACAATCTATGTGAGCGAATCAGATTCTTCGGAACCTTATGTTCATTGTTCAGTCAATAACATGAGACATGCTAAAGCTTCTAAAACTCCTACATCTTCCATATTTTATAcctaataacatgaataaccGGAACTAACAAAAACATCCGACAATATTACATACCACACCAAGCACCTATAATCGACTCCTTAAAGAAAACAGACAGATAATCAAAGAACAAACAAAGAACAAACAATGTATGGTCAAGATTGCCTTACTTGGTTTAGACACAATTTATGTAATAGATGTTAAATAAATTTAGGTGCCCAAAAACCAACCTACTATAAGGGactaaaaatgcaggacaaaatatttcacccccccccccccacacacctCCATCAAATGGTAtattcagttttaaaatttaaatacgaGATACACCTGCATCCGTGATGAGTATTAAAAAGTGCGAAGTTTTGGATTTATCATCTTTACTATTTGTTTTTTgcgtttttaaatgtttttccatTGAGCATGCTGAAAAGACATAATTGTTGAAATGTGTAATAAAGTAAGTACTGCTAATGTTTTTTAATGTCGCCTCCTCAATATTTTTTTGACTCACTATCAAGTGGcaaactttttttcttcaaattaataGAACATCGATAGATTCGattattttttccaattttttccCCATTTTACTTAAATATCTGTTTATATTGTTcatatattgttgtcaatatactAA
Encoded here:
- the LOC143079739 gene encoding peroxiredoxin-1-like isoform X3, which produces MSQLKLTKPAPEFRGTAVVNGEFKDISLADYRGKYVVFFFYPLDFTFVCPTEIIAFSDRAEEFRSINCEVVACSVDSHFSHLAWVNTPRKQGGLGNMKIPLLSDITKEISKSYNVLKEDEGIAFRGLFVIDDKGNLRQMTVNDLPVGRSVDETLRLVQAFQFTDKHGEVCPAGWKPGADTMKPDPKGSQEYFGKHSK